The following are encoded in a window of Pseudomonas graminis genomic DNA:
- a CDS encoding glutathione S-transferase family protein gives MNTASLHLYTADTPNGQKIPIALEELGLDYTLTPVDLNKGEQKAPDFLALNPNGKIPVLIDRANGVTLFESAVILTYLADQHAALGGENPAERLQVQQWLSFQIASVGPMLGQLWWFRHASTIANDQALDRYRKESLRLYKVVNSQLADREYIAGQRYTIADIALFTWLRTYEELDLDISLFPAVRAWLQTIEQRPAVKRGLATSRQEH, from the coding sequence ATGAATACTGCCTCGCTGCACCTGTACACGGCCGATACTCCCAACGGCCAGAAAATCCCCATCGCCCTCGAAGAACTCGGCCTCGACTACACCCTGACCCCTGTCGATCTGAACAAGGGCGAGCAGAAAGCCCCTGACTTCCTGGCCCTCAACCCGAACGGAAAAATCCCGGTCCTGATCGATCGCGCCAACGGCGTGACGCTGTTTGAATCGGCAGTGATCCTGACTTATCTGGCTGATCAGCACGCTGCACTGGGTGGCGAGAACCCGGCGGAACGCCTGCAGGTCCAGCAATGGCTGAGTTTCCAGATCGCAAGCGTGGGGCCGATGCTCGGACAGCTCTGGTGGTTCCGCCATGCCAGCACGATCGCCAACGACCAGGCGCTGGACCGCTACCGTAAAGAGTCGCTGCGGCTCTACAAGGTAGTGAACAGTCAACTTGCCGATCGCGAGTACATTGCCGGCCAGCGCTACACCATCGCCGACATTGCGCTGTTCACCTGGCTGCGCACGTATGAAGAACTGGACCTGGACATTTCGCTGTTTCCGGCGGTGCGCGCCTGGTTGCAAACCATCGAGCAGCGCCCGGCCGTCAAGCGAGGGCTGGCAACCTCTCGCCAGGAACACTGA
- a CDS encoding LuxR family transcriptional regulator → MHFNAPLFVRPGQDPNLATLIEHLPSEIDCPFTYATIDKRTFGLSNFLSSFPIAWQRKYCGEALHRVDPIISHGVQSVAPFHWTEAYRRKPVQGQGAFEQLTREFSMQDGYTFVVHDPQQRMGLLSLVNREQSPHFHRQIQHIKGTLQLALVAFHSGMNPDAMSQNTAEPPLTVREHTILGWVSLGKSYSEIACICDIRVRTVKFHMANIVRKLEVDTAKQAVFVASRLGIA, encoded by the coding sequence ATGCATTTCAACGCTCCGCTTTTCGTCAGGCCGGGCCAGGATCCAAACCTGGCCACCCTGATCGAGCACTTGCCCTCGGAAATAGACTGCCCGTTCACCTACGCCACCATCGACAAACGCACCTTTGGCCTGTCGAACTTCCTGTCCAGCTTCCCCATTGCCTGGCAGCGCAAATACTGCGGCGAGGCACTGCACCGCGTCGATCCGATCATTTCCCACGGCGTGCAAAGCGTCGCGCCTTTCCACTGGACCGAAGCCTACCGGCGCAAACCCGTGCAGGGGCAGGGCGCATTCGAGCAGCTCACCCGAGAGTTCTCGATGCAGGACGGCTACACCTTCGTCGTCCACGATCCGCAACAGCGCATGGGGTTGTTGAGTCTGGTCAACCGCGAGCAGAGTCCGCACTTCCACCGCCAGATCCAGCACATTAAAGGCACGCTGCAACTGGCATTGGTGGCGTTTCACAGCGGCATGAACCCGGACGCGATGTCGCAGAACACCGCAGAGCCGCCACTCACTGTCCGCGAGCACACGATTCTGGGTTGGGTGTCCCTCGGCAAGTCCTACAGCGAGATCGCCTGCATCTGTGACATCCGTGTGCGCACGGTCAAGTTCCACATGGCCAACATCGTGCGCAAGCTTGAGGTCGACACCGCCAAGCAGGCGGTGTTTGTGGCGTCCCGCCTGGGAATCGCCTGA
- a CDS encoding pyridoxal phosphate-dependent aminotransferase translates to MTFSAQPVSTHEARVLEDITQHEITALKTRHNLADAHTHQNQSRTQADIVRKLPQLWQRAQTLTQYESEQAFIKAFFQFHGQHHALKRSDEIYLVYAASVAMHITATFLRKHDMSVALIEPCFDNLHDLLKHMEVPMTPLPEAILADPTQVYRLLEKTASSVDAIFLVDPNNPTGTSMFAEGPETFIEVAKYCRDHDKILILDFCFASFLKVTGGQRVDAYAILDEIGTDYLVMEDTGKTWPLQDTKCATLMSSRRLNPEIYSIVTSVLLNVSPFILQVVTEYINDSEADGFASVRDVLQTNRKVAREYLEGTMLRYVEPAIETSVAWFEIQRDDLSGDDLQAYLLTHQAYVLPGRYFFWSHPEQGRSFVRLALARDPDAFEEALQVIRQALEAYDA, encoded by the coding sequence ATGACGTTCTCTGCCCAGCCCGTCAGTACGCATGAAGCACGTGTCCTGGAAGACATTACTCAGCACGAAATTACCGCCCTCAAAACCCGGCACAATCTTGCCGATGCCCACACCCACCAGAACCAGAGCCGCACCCAGGCCGACATCGTCCGAAAGCTCCCCCAGTTGTGGCAACGCGCGCAGACGCTGACCCAATACGAGAGCGAGCAAGCGTTCATCAAGGCATTTTTTCAGTTTCACGGTCAGCACCATGCGCTCAAGCGCAGCGATGAGATTTACCTGGTGTACGCCGCCTCGGTGGCGATGCACATCACCGCCACCTTTCTGCGCAAGCACGACATGAGCGTCGCCCTGATCGAACCCTGCTTCGACAACCTGCACGATCTGCTCAAGCACATGGAAGTGCCGATGACCCCGCTGCCGGAGGCGATCCTGGCTGACCCTACCCAGGTCTACCGGCTGCTGGAGAAAACCGCATCGTCGGTCGACGCGATCTTTCTGGTGGACCCGAACAACCCGACCGGCACGTCCATGTTCGCCGAGGGCCCGGAAACCTTTATCGAAGTCGCGAAGTACTGCCGCGATCACGACAAGATCCTGATTCTGGACTTCTGCTTCGCCTCGTTTCTGAAGGTAACCGGCGGTCAGCGCGTCGACGCCTACGCGATCCTCGATGAGATCGGCACCGACTACCTGGTGATGGAAGACACCGGCAAAACCTGGCCGCTGCAGGACACGAAATGCGCGACATTGATGAGCAGTCGCCGCTTGAACCCGGAGATCTACAGCATCGTCACCAGCGTGCTGCTCAACGTTTCACCCTTCATTCTTCAAGTCGTCACCGAGTACATCAACGACAGCGAAGCCGATGGCTTTGCCTCCGTTCGCGACGTGCTGCAGACCAACCGCAAGGTGGCACGCGAATACCTTGAAGGCACGATGCTGCGCTACGTAGAACCGGCCATTGAAACCAGCGTCGCCTGGTTTGAAATCCAGCGCGATGACCTCTCGGGCGATGACCTGCAAGCCTACCTGCTGACCCATCAGGCCTACGTCTTGCCCGGTCGCTATTTCTTCTGGAGCCATCCGGAGCAAGGCCGCTCTTTTGTGCGCCTGGCCCTGGCCCGTGACCCTGACGCTTTCGAAGAGGCTCTGCAGGTTATCCGCCAGGCGCTGGAGGCTTACGATGCTTGA
- a CDS encoding DUF6190 family protein, translating into MLEEAPMIDATVFMGMHHQNADIRAKSLGFFTRRYHSEVRMSFSQIGVCDAIIWKKARELQDVYYPFMDVLHSDMNILRAGYSDAALTRAASSPALAGLSAEKRLQAAQVLEADCLFYTHDRDYQNCAALKPHLASFDAASGVHGFPDGLQRLYNASLELVIAEEDYQHV; encoded by the coding sequence ATGCTTGAAGAGGCGCCGATGATTGATGCGACGGTATTCATGGGCATGCATCACCAAAATGCCGACATCCGCGCCAAGTCGCTGGGGTTTTTCACCCGGCGCTATCACAGCGAAGTGCGCATGAGCTTCAGCCAGATTGGCGTCTGCGATGCCATTATCTGGAAGAAAGCCCGCGAGCTTCAGGACGTTTACTACCCCTTTATGGATGTCCTGCACTCCGACATGAACATTCTGCGCGCGGGCTACAGCGACGCAGCGCTGACCCGGGCGGCCAGCAGCCCGGCGTTGGCCGGGCTGTCTGCGGAAAAGCGCCTGCAGGCGGCGCAGGTGCTTGAGGCCGATTGCCTGTTCTACACCCATGACCGCGACTACCAGAACTGCGCAGCGCTGAAACCGCACCTGGCCTCATTCGACGCCGCGTCCGGCGTCCATGGGTTTCCCGACGGGTTGCAGCGGCTGTACAACGCCTCCCTTGAGCTGGTCATTGCCGAGGAGGATTACCAGCATGTCTAG
- a CDS encoding dihydrodipicolinate synthase family protein: MSRHQVLVPLVTPLDADARVCRQSVKQLVHACGPLVDGFIPCLTSGEGWNLSAAQWTDMLTYTLEFAGDTHRVVAGIELPTTEEVIERAERARKLGAREIIVTSPFAPGISQAQILAHYQAIHSRTPLDLLVYNESALSGNEKSFDTLLKIARLERVTGLKDSPSQARTQAQIDRIRGEGVDYFIGWERELAGALISDGNVVSLANLEPALCRVACLAQQPDVAAIVARLNDTFCLGEDDWYAHVKRELAARGVLRSSLTTQKHNAHERVALEPVSAEYAR, translated from the coding sequence ATGTCTAGACACCAAGTGCTGGTGCCCCTGGTGACGCCACTCGACGCCGACGCGAGGGTCTGCCGGCAAAGCGTGAAGCAGCTCGTTCATGCCTGCGGGCCGCTGGTTGACGGGTTCATCCCGTGTCTGACCTCAGGCGAAGGCTGGAATCTGTCCGCCGCGCAGTGGACCGACATGCTCACGTACACCCTCGAGTTTGCCGGGGACACCCATCGCGTTGTGGCGGGCATTGAGCTCCCCACCACTGAGGAGGTAATTGAACGGGCCGAACGGGCGCGCAAGCTTGGCGCCAGGGAAATCATCGTGACGTCACCCTTTGCCCCCGGCATCAGTCAGGCGCAAATTCTGGCCCATTACCAGGCGATTCACAGCCGCACCCCGCTGGACCTGCTGGTCTACAACGAATCGGCGCTGTCGGGTAATGAAAAGAGCTTCGATACGCTGTTGAAGATTGCTCGGCTGGAGCGTGTGACCGGCCTCAAGGACTCGCCGAGCCAGGCGCGGACGCAGGCGCAGATCGACCGCATTCGGGGGGAGGGCGTGGATTACTTCATCGGCTGGGAGCGGGAACTGGCCGGCGCGTTGATCAGCGATGGAAACGTTGTCTCCCTTGCCAACCTCGAGCCGGCCCTGTGCCGGGTGGCCTGCCTCGCACAGCAGCCAGACGTTGCAGCCATCGTGGCCCGGCTGAATGACACATTCTGCCTGGGTGAGGATGACTGGTACGCACACGTGAAGCGCGAACTGGCGGCCCGCGGGGTCCTGCGTTCGTCGCTCACGACACAGAAACATAATGCTCACGAGCGCGTTGCTCTCGAGCCAGTCAGTGCGGAGTACGCCAGATGA
- a CDS encoding iron-containing redox enzyme family protein, producing the protein MIVSQKSLFRANRALIETLQPIPAELLDFEQQWLDAAIRDSMTEQQPANLGELRAMLAALVEHDKAEEPETARYVAEHMSLDEFKILVQEFALDGLTEAQVFYHLMPRLSLEAQMPMLRMMIDEFGSGNIKRSHTTLYQVLLDELGMPTDLESNIQANAEAGCTFPNMFCWLTMRAQDPSYFAGVITYFETVVPFFFGCYTTLCDRLGIKAHTYYSEHVHIDVFHALEGQRLLKAMDNDKQLNHANAWQGICMGRLITNHAFDQAVYKAQSIKIGEGVAHA; encoded by the coding sequence ATGATCGTTTCCCAGAAATCGCTGTTTCGCGCAAACCGGGCACTGATCGAGACGCTTCAGCCCATCCCCGCCGAGCTGCTGGACTTTGAGCAGCAATGGCTTGACGCTGCGATCCGCGACAGCATGACCGAGCAGCAGCCAGCCAATCTGGGCGAACTGCGCGCCATGCTCGCGGCGCTGGTGGAACACGACAAGGCAGAAGAGCCGGAGACGGCGCGCTATGTGGCCGAACATATGAGCCTGGACGAATTCAAGATCCTCGTGCAGGAGTTCGCCCTCGACGGTCTCACCGAAGCCCAGGTGTTTTATCACCTCATGCCGCGTCTGAGCCTTGAGGCCCAGATGCCCATGCTGCGGATGATGATCGACGAATTCGGCTCGGGGAACATCAAGCGTTCGCACACCACGCTCTATCAGGTGCTGCTGGATGAACTGGGCATGCCGACGGATCTGGAAAGCAATATTCAGGCGAACGCCGAGGCAGGCTGCACCTTTCCCAACATGTTCTGCTGGCTGACCATGCGTGCCCAGGATCCGTCATATTTCGCTGGCGTCATCACTTACTTCGAGACGGTGGTGCCGTTCTTCTTCGGTTGCTACACCACGCTGTGCGACAGGCTCGGGATCAAAGCCCACACCTATTACAGCGAACATGTGCACATCGACGTCTTCCATGCCCTTGAAGGTCAGCGGCTGCTCAAAGCGATGGACAACGACAAGCAACTGAACCACGCCAATGCCTGGCAAGGCATCTGCATGGGGCGGTTGATCACCAACCATGCGTTCGATCAGGCGGTGTACAAGGCTCAGTCGATCAAAATCGGCGAGGGCGTTGCCCATGCTTGA
- a CDS encoding Rieske (2Fe-2S) protein produces MLDEGEVAVRPATFVIQAGEDLYEVPSLCPHREGWLEHGTVNHNRRTIACPLHFSVFSLETGEQLSGPACGNLTCRKLT; encoded by the coding sequence ATGCTTGACGAAGGGGAAGTGGCAGTGAGGCCGGCGACCTTCGTGATTCAGGCCGGGGAGGACCTCTACGAAGTGCCCAGTCTGTGCCCGCACCGCGAGGGCTGGCTGGAGCATGGGACGGTCAATCACAACCGACGGACGATCGCCTGTCCGCTGCACTTCTCGGTGTTCAGTCTGGAAACGGGCGAGCAGTTGAGCGGGCCTGCCTGCGGAAATCTGACCTGCCGAAAATTGACGTGA